From Ptychodera flava strain L36383 chromosome 2, AS_Pfla_20210202, whole genome shotgun sequence, the proteins below share one genomic window:
- the LOC139148865 gene encoding ufm1-specific protease 1-like translates to MDDKLRANVHQGLPPPGDARDVSLVTGDYAYYHYGCDGLDDRGWGCGYRTLQTMCSWIRQQSTNKADTRQVPSIPEIQKALVAMGDKEQRFVGSKDWIGSFEVCLCLDYFYDVPCKIIHIQSGDDINSKIPELIHHFQNIGSPVMMGGDSDNSSKGILGVAKSSSATYLLVLDPHFYGNPDMTSLQQDGWIKWRPLDSFMSQSFYNFCLPQFKTR, encoded by the exons atgGACGACAAGCTTCGGGCCAACGTCCACCAAGGACTGCCGCCACCGGGTGATGCACGGGATGTTTCCCTGGTAACAGGAGACTATGCGTATTATCATTACGGATGTGATGGGCTTGATGATCGG GGATGGGGTTGTGGATACAGAACTCTTCAAACCATGTGTTCGTGGATCAGACAGCAATCAACAAACAAAGCTGACACAAGACAAGTACCATCCATTCCAGAAATACAGAAAGCCCTGGTTGCTATGGGAGACAAGGAACAAAGATTTGTGGGATCGAAGGATTGGATTGGCTCATTTGAAGTTTGCCTTTGTttagattatttttatgat GTACCATGTAAAATTATTCACATCCAGAGTGGGGATGACATAAACTCCAAGATTCCAGAATTAAtccatcattttcaaaatattggatcTCCAGTTATGATGG GTGGAGACAGTGATAATTCCTCCAAGGGAATTCTGGGAGTTGCCAAATCATCTTCTGCAACATATCTATTAGTTTTG GATCCCCATTTCTATGGCAACCCTGATATGACATCACTTCAACAAGATGGCTGGATAAAATGGAGACCACTTGACAGTTTTATGAGTCAATCTTTTTATAATTTCTGTTTACCACAATTCAAAACCAGGTGA